In Lemur catta isolate mLemCat1 chromosome 1, mLemCat1.pri, whole genome shotgun sequence, one DNA window encodes the following:
- the MKNK2 gene encoding MAP kinase-interacting serine/threonine-protein kinase 2 isoform X3 yields MVQKKTAELQGFHRSFKGQNPFELAFSLDQAHHGDPEDPDFSLQHAARPDMPASQPIDIPDAKKRSKKKKRSRATDSFSGRFEDVYQLQEDVLGEGAHARVQTCVNLITNQEYAVKIIEKQPGHIRSRVFREVEMLYQCQGHRNVLELIEFFEEEDRFYLVFEKMRGGSILSHIHKRRHFNELEASVVVQDVASALDFLHNKGIAHRDLKPENILCEHPNQVSPVKICDFDLGSGIKLNGDCSPISTPELLTPCGSAEYMAPEVVEAFSEEASIYDKRCDLWSLGVILYILLSGYPPFVGHCGSDCGWDRGEACPACQSMLFESIQEGKYEFPDKDWAHISLAAKDLISKLLVRDAKQRLSAAQVLQHPWVQGCAPENTLPTPMVLQRNSCAKDLTSFAAEAIAMNRQLAQREEDLAEEEAVGQGQPVLVRATSRCLQLSPPSESKLAQRRQRASLSTAPVVLVGDRA; encoded by the exons ATGGTACAGAAGAAAACAGCCGAACTTCAGGGCTTCCACCGTTCGTTCAAG GGACAGAACCCTTTTGAGCTGGCCTTCTCCCTAGACCAGGCCCACCACGGGGACCCTGAGGACCCTGACTTCAGCCTGCAGCACGCAGCCCGCCCTG ACATGCCCGCCAGCCAGCCCATTGACATCCCAGATGCCAAGAAGAGGAGCAAGAAGAAAAAGCGCAGCCGAGCCACCGACAGCTTCTCGGGCAGGTTCGAAG ACGTCTACCAGCTGCAAGAGGACGTGCTTGGGGAAGGCGCCCATGCCCGCGTGCAGACCTGTGTCAACCTCATCACCAACCAGGAGTACGCCGTCAAG ATCATTGAGAAGCAACCAGGCCACATTCGGAGCAGGGTTTTCCGGGAGGTGGAGATGCTGTATCAGTGCCAGGGACACAG GAACGTTCTAGAGCTGATTGAGTTCTTCGAGGAGGAGGACCGCTTCTACCTGGTGTTTGAGAAGATGCGGGGTG GTTCCATCCTGAGTCACATCCACAAGCGGCGGCACTTTAACGAGCTGGAGGCCAGCGTGGTGGTGCAGGACGTGGCCAGCGCCCTGGACTTCCTACACAACAAAG GCATTGCCCACAGGGATCTGAAGCCAGAAAACATCCTCTGCGAGCACCCCAACCAG gtgTCCCCTGTGAAGATCTGCGACTTTGACCTGGGCAGTGGCATCAAGCTCAATGGAGACTGCTCCCCCATCTCTACCCCGGAGCTGCTCACTCCG TGCGGCTCCGCCGAGTACATGGCCCCTGAGGTGGTGGAAGCCTTCAGCGAGGAGGCCAGCATCTACGACAAGCGCTGCGACCTGTGGAGCCTGGGCGTCATCCTGTACATCCTGCTTAGCGGCTATCCGCCCTTCGTGGGCCACTGCGGCAGCGACTGCGGCTGGGACCGCGGCGAGGCCTGCCCAGCCTGCCAG AGCATGCTGTTCGAGAGCATTCAGGAGGGCAAGTATGAGTTCCCTGACAAGGACTGGGCCCACATCTCCCTCGCTGCCAAAGACCTCATCTCCAAGCTGCTTGTCCGGGACGCCAAGCAGCGGCTGAGCGCCGCCCAAGTCCTGCAGCACCCCTGGGTGCAGGGG TGCGCCCCAGAGAACACCCTGCCCACGCCCATGGTCCTGCAGAG GAACAGCTGTGCCAAAGACCTCACGTCCTTTGCGGCCGAGGCCATCGCCATGAACCGGCAGCTGGCCCAGCGCGAAGAGGACTTGGCGGAGGAGGAGGCCGTGGGGCAGGGCCAGCCCGTCCTTGTCCGAGCTACCTCACGCTGCCTGCAGCTGTCCCCGCCCTCTGAGTCTAAGCTGGCCCAGCGGCGGCAGAGAGCCAGCCTGTCCACGGCCCCCGTGGTCCTCGTGGGAGACCGCGCCTGA
- the MKNK2 gene encoding MAP kinase-interacting serine/threonine-protein kinase 2 isoform X5 yields MPRRGARRKSAAEPPTASRADVYQLQEDVLGEGAHARVQTCVNLITNQEYAVKIIEKQPGHIRSRVFREVEMLYQCQGHRNVLELIEFFEEEDRFYLVFEKMRGGSILSHIHKRRHFNELEASVVVQDVASALDFLHNKGIAHRDLKPENILCEHPNQVSPVKICDFDLGSGIKLNGDCSPISTPELLTPCGSAEYMAPEVVEAFSEEASIYDKRCDLWSLGVILYILLSGYPPFVGHCGSDCGWDRGEACPACQVHPGTPHPSMLFESIQEGKYEFPDKDWAHISLAAKDLISKLLVRDAKQRLSAAQVLQHPWVQGCAPENTLPTPMVLQRNSCAKDLTSFAAEAIAMNRQLAQREEDLAEEEAVGQGQPVLVRATSRCLQLSPPSESKLAQRRQRASLSTAPVVLVGDRA; encoded by the exons ATGCCAAGAAGAGGAGCAAGAAGAAAAAGCGCAGCCGAGCCACCGACAGCTTCTCGGGCAG ACGTCTACCAGCTGCAAGAGGACGTGCTTGGGGAAGGCGCCCATGCCCGCGTGCAGACCTGTGTCAACCTCATCACCAACCAGGAGTACGCCGTCAAG ATCATTGAGAAGCAACCAGGCCACATTCGGAGCAGGGTTTTCCGGGAGGTGGAGATGCTGTATCAGTGCCAGGGACACAG GAACGTTCTAGAGCTGATTGAGTTCTTCGAGGAGGAGGACCGCTTCTACCTGGTGTTTGAGAAGATGCGGGGTG GTTCCATCCTGAGTCACATCCACAAGCGGCGGCACTTTAACGAGCTGGAGGCCAGCGTGGTGGTGCAGGACGTGGCCAGCGCCCTGGACTTCCTACACAACAAAG GCATTGCCCACAGGGATCTGAAGCCAGAAAACATCCTCTGCGAGCACCCCAACCAG gtgTCCCCTGTGAAGATCTGCGACTTTGACCTGGGCAGTGGCATCAAGCTCAATGGAGACTGCTCCCCCATCTCTACCCCGGAGCTGCTCACTCCG TGCGGCTCCGCCGAGTACATGGCCCCTGAGGTGGTGGAAGCCTTCAGCGAGGAGGCCAGCATCTACGACAAGCGCTGCGACCTGTGGAGCCTGGGCGTCATCCTGTACATCCTGCTTAGCGGCTATCCGCCCTTCGTGGGCCACTGCGGCAGCGACTGCGGCTGGGACCGCGGCGAGGCCTGCCCAGCCTGCCAGGTGCACCCCGGGACCCCCCACCCG AGCATGCTGTTCGAGAGCATTCAGGAGGGCAAGTATGAGTTCCCTGACAAGGACTGGGCCCACATCTCCCTCGCTGCCAAAGACCTCATCTCCAAGCTGCTTGTCCGGGACGCCAAGCAGCGGCTGAGCGCCGCCCAAGTCCTGCAGCACCCCTGGGTGCAGGGG TGCGCCCCAGAGAACACCCTGCCCACGCCCATGGTCCTGCAGAG GAACAGCTGTGCCAAAGACCTCACGTCCTTTGCGGCCGAGGCCATCGCCATGAACCGGCAGCTGGCCCAGCGCGAAGAGGACTTGGCGGAGGAGGAGGCCGTGGGGCAGGGCCAGCCCGTCCTTGTCCGAGCTACCTCACGCTGCCTGCAGCTGTCCCCGCCCTCTGAGTCTAAGCTGGCCCAGCGGCGGCAGAGAGCCAGCCTGTCCACGGCCCCCGTGGTCCTCGTGGGAGACCGCGCCTGA
- the MKNK2 gene encoding MAP kinase-interacting serine/threonine-protein kinase 2 isoform X1 yields MVQKKTAELQGFHRSFKGQNPFELAFSLDQAHHGDPEDPDFSLQHAARPDMPASQPIDIPDAKKRSKKKKRSRATDSFSGRFEDVYQLQEDVLGEGAHARVQTCVNLITNQEYAVKIIEKQPGHIRSRVFREVEMLYQCQGHRNVLELIEFFEEEDRFYLVFEKMRGGSILSHIHKRRHFNELEASVVVQDVASALDFLHNKGECSPQAGSTCSGLLGDAPTPMALYGFLPGIAHRDLKPENILCEHPNQVSPVKICDFDLGSGIKLNGDCSPISTPELLTPCGSAEYMAPEVVEAFSEEASIYDKRCDLWSLGVILYILLSGYPPFVGHCGSDCGWDRGEACPACQSMLFESIQEGKYEFPDKDWAHISLAAKDLISKLLVRDAKQRLSAAQVLQHPWVQGCAPENTLPTPMVLQRNSCAKDLTSFAAEAIAMNRQLAQREEDLAEEEAVGQGQPVLVRATSRCLQLSPPSESKLAQRRQRASLSTAPVVLVGDRA; encoded by the exons ATGGTACAGAAGAAAACAGCCGAACTTCAGGGCTTCCACCGTTCGTTCAAG GGACAGAACCCTTTTGAGCTGGCCTTCTCCCTAGACCAGGCCCACCACGGGGACCCTGAGGACCCTGACTTCAGCCTGCAGCACGCAGCCCGCCCTG ACATGCCCGCCAGCCAGCCCATTGACATCCCAGATGCCAAGAAGAGGAGCAAGAAGAAAAAGCGCAGCCGAGCCACCGACAGCTTCTCGGGCAGGTTCGAAG ACGTCTACCAGCTGCAAGAGGACGTGCTTGGGGAAGGCGCCCATGCCCGCGTGCAGACCTGTGTCAACCTCATCACCAACCAGGAGTACGCCGTCAAG ATCATTGAGAAGCAACCAGGCCACATTCGGAGCAGGGTTTTCCGGGAGGTGGAGATGCTGTATCAGTGCCAGGGACACAG GAACGTTCTAGAGCTGATTGAGTTCTTCGAGGAGGAGGACCGCTTCTACCTGGTGTTTGAGAAGATGCGGGGTG GTTCCATCCTGAGTCACATCCACAAGCGGCGGCACTTTAACGAGCTGGAGGCCAGCGTGGTGGTGCAGGACGTGGCCAGCGCCCTGGACTTCCTACACAACAAAGGTGAGTGCTCACCACAGGCCGGGTCCACCTGCTCAGGACTCCTAGGAGATGCCCCCACCCCAATGGCCTTGTATGGCTTCCTTCCAGGCATTGCCCACAGGGATCTGAAGCCAGAAAACATCCTCTGCGAGCACCCCAACCAG gtgTCCCCTGTGAAGATCTGCGACTTTGACCTGGGCAGTGGCATCAAGCTCAATGGAGACTGCTCCCCCATCTCTACCCCGGAGCTGCTCACTCCG TGCGGCTCCGCCGAGTACATGGCCCCTGAGGTGGTGGAAGCCTTCAGCGAGGAGGCCAGCATCTACGACAAGCGCTGCGACCTGTGGAGCCTGGGCGTCATCCTGTACATCCTGCTTAGCGGCTATCCGCCCTTCGTGGGCCACTGCGGCAGCGACTGCGGCTGGGACCGCGGCGAGGCCTGCCCAGCCTGCCAG AGCATGCTGTTCGAGAGCATTCAGGAGGGCAAGTATGAGTTCCCTGACAAGGACTGGGCCCACATCTCCCTCGCTGCCAAAGACCTCATCTCCAAGCTGCTTGTCCGGGACGCCAAGCAGCGGCTGAGCGCCGCCCAAGTCCTGCAGCACCCCTGGGTGCAGGGG TGCGCCCCAGAGAACACCCTGCCCACGCCCATGGTCCTGCAGAG GAACAGCTGTGCCAAAGACCTCACGTCCTTTGCGGCCGAGGCCATCGCCATGAACCGGCAGCTGGCCCAGCGCGAAGAGGACTTGGCGGAGGAGGAGGCCGTGGGGCAGGGCCAGCCCGTCCTTGTCCGAGCTACCTCACGCTGCCTGCAGCTGTCCCCGCCCTCTGAGTCTAAGCTGGCCCAGCGGCGGCAGAGAGCCAGCCTGTCCACGGCCCCCGTGGTCCTCGTGGGAGACCGCGCCTGA
- the MKNK2 gene encoding MAP kinase-interacting serine/threonine-protein kinase 2 isoform X4, whose amino-acid sequence MVQKKTAELQGFHRSFKGQNPFELAFSLDQAHHGDPEDPDFSLQHAARPDMPASQPIDIPDAKKRSKKKKRSRATDSFSGRFEDVYQLQEDVLGEGAHARVQTCVNLITNQEYAVKIIEKQPGHIRSRVFREVEMLYQCQGHRNVLELIEFFEEEDRFYLVFEKMRGGSILSHIHKRRHFNELEASVVVQDVASALDFLHNKGIAHRDLKPENILCEHPNQVSPVKICDFDLGSGIKLNGDCSPISTPELLTPCGSAEYMAPEVVEAFSEEASIYDKRCDLWSLGVILYILLSGYPPFVGHCGSDCGWDRGEACPACQVHPGTPHPSMLFESIQEGKYEFPDKDWAHISLAAKDLISKLLVRDAKQRLSAAQVLQHPWVQGEQLCQRPHVLCGRGHRHEPAAGPARRGLGGGGGRGAGPARPCPSYLTLPAAVPAL is encoded by the exons ATGGTACAGAAGAAAACAGCCGAACTTCAGGGCTTCCACCGTTCGTTCAAG GGACAGAACCCTTTTGAGCTGGCCTTCTCCCTAGACCAGGCCCACCACGGGGACCCTGAGGACCCTGACTTCAGCCTGCAGCACGCAGCCCGCCCTG ACATGCCCGCCAGCCAGCCCATTGACATCCCAGATGCCAAGAAGAGGAGCAAGAAGAAAAAGCGCAGCCGAGCCACCGACAGCTTCTCGGGCAGGTTCGAAG ACGTCTACCAGCTGCAAGAGGACGTGCTTGGGGAAGGCGCCCATGCCCGCGTGCAGACCTGTGTCAACCTCATCACCAACCAGGAGTACGCCGTCAAG ATCATTGAGAAGCAACCAGGCCACATTCGGAGCAGGGTTTTCCGGGAGGTGGAGATGCTGTATCAGTGCCAGGGACACAG GAACGTTCTAGAGCTGATTGAGTTCTTCGAGGAGGAGGACCGCTTCTACCTGGTGTTTGAGAAGATGCGGGGTG GTTCCATCCTGAGTCACATCCACAAGCGGCGGCACTTTAACGAGCTGGAGGCCAGCGTGGTGGTGCAGGACGTGGCCAGCGCCCTGGACTTCCTACACAACAAAG GCATTGCCCACAGGGATCTGAAGCCAGAAAACATCCTCTGCGAGCACCCCAACCAG gtgTCCCCTGTGAAGATCTGCGACTTTGACCTGGGCAGTGGCATCAAGCTCAATGGAGACTGCTCCCCCATCTCTACCCCGGAGCTGCTCACTCCG TGCGGCTCCGCCGAGTACATGGCCCCTGAGGTGGTGGAAGCCTTCAGCGAGGAGGCCAGCATCTACGACAAGCGCTGCGACCTGTGGAGCCTGGGCGTCATCCTGTACATCCTGCTTAGCGGCTATCCGCCCTTCGTGGGCCACTGCGGCAGCGACTGCGGCTGGGACCGCGGCGAGGCCTGCCCAGCCTGCCAGGTGCACCCCGGGACCCCCCACCCG AGCATGCTGTTCGAGAGCATTCAGGAGGGCAAGTATGAGTTCCCTGACAAGGACTGGGCCCACATCTCCCTCGCTGCCAAAGACCTCATCTCCAAGCTGCTTGTCCGGGACGCCAAGCAGCGGCTGAGCGCCGCCCAAGTCCTGCAGCACCCCTGGGTGCAGGGG GAACAGCTGTGCCAAAGACCTCACGTCCTTTGCGGCCGAGGCCATCGCCATGAACCGGCAGCTGGCCCAGCGCGAAGAGGACTTGGCGGAGGAGGAGGCCGTGGGGCAGGGCCAGCCCGTCCTTGTCCGAGCTACCTCACGCTGCCTGCAGCTGTCCCCGCCCTCTGA
- the MKNK2 gene encoding MAP kinase-interacting serine/threonine-protein kinase 2 isoform X2 produces MVQKKTAELQGFHRSFKGQNPFELAFSLDQAHHGDPEDPDFSLQHAARPDMPASQPIDIPDAKKRSKKKKRSRATDSFSGRFEDVYQLQEDVLGEGAHARVQTCVNLITNQEYAVKIIEKQPGHIRSRVFREVEMLYQCQGHRNVLELIEFFEEEDRFYLVFEKMRGGSILSHIHKRRHFNELEASVVVQDVASALDFLHNKGIAHRDLKPENILCEHPNQVSPVKICDFDLGSGIKLNGDCSPISTPELLTPCGSAEYMAPEVVEAFSEEASIYDKRCDLWSLGVILYILLSGYPPFVGHCGSDCGWDRGEACPACQVHPGTPHPSMLFESIQEGKYEFPDKDWAHISLAAKDLISKLLVRDAKQRLSAAQVLQHPWVQGCAPENTLPTPMVLQRNSCAKDLTSFAAEAIAMNRQLAQREEDLAEEEAVGQGQPVLVRATSRCLQLSPPSESKLAQRRQRASLSTAPVVLVGDRA; encoded by the exons ATGGTACAGAAGAAAACAGCCGAACTTCAGGGCTTCCACCGTTCGTTCAAG GGACAGAACCCTTTTGAGCTGGCCTTCTCCCTAGACCAGGCCCACCACGGGGACCCTGAGGACCCTGACTTCAGCCTGCAGCACGCAGCCCGCCCTG ACATGCCCGCCAGCCAGCCCATTGACATCCCAGATGCCAAGAAGAGGAGCAAGAAGAAAAAGCGCAGCCGAGCCACCGACAGCTTCTCGGGCAGGTTCGAAG ACGTCTACCAGCTGCAAGAGGACGTGCTTGGGGAAGGCGCCCATGCCCGCGTGCAGACCTGTGTCAACCTCATCACCAACCAGGAGTACGCCGTCAAG ATCATTGAGAAGCAACCAGGCCACATTCGGAGCAGGGTTTTCCGGGAGGTGGAGATGCTGTATCAGTGCCAGGGACACAG GAACGTTCTAGAGCTGATTGAGTTCTTCGAGGAGGAGGACCGCTTCTACCTGGTGTTTGAGAAGATGCGGGGTG GTTCCATCCTGAGTCACATCCACAAGCGGCGGCACTTTAACGAGCTGGAGGCCAGCGTGGTGGTGCAGGACGTGGCCAGCGCCCTGGACTTCCTACACAACAAAG GCATTGCCCACAGGGATCTGAAGCCAGAAAACATCCTCTGCGAGCACCCCAACCAG gtgTCCCCTGTGAAGATCTGCGACTTTGACCTGGGCAGTGGCATCAAGCTCAATGGAGACTGCTCCCCCATCTCTACCCCGGAGCTGCTCACTCCG TGCGGCTCCGCCGAGTACATGGCCCCTGAGGTGGTGGAAGCCTTCAGCGAGGAGGCCAGCATCTACGACAAGCGCTGCGACCTGTGGAGCCTGGGCGTCATCCTGTACATCCTGCTTAGCGGCTATCCGCCCTTCGTGGGCCACTGCGGCAGCGACTGCGGCTGGGACCGCGGCGAGGCCTGCCCAGCCTGCCAGGTGCACCCCGGGACCCCCCACCCG AGCATGCTGTTCGAGAGCATTCAGGAGGGCAAGTATGAGTTCCCTGACAAGGACTGGGCCCACATCTCCCTCGCTGCCAAAGACCTCATCTCCAAGCTGCTTGTCCGGGACGCCAAGCAGCGGCTGAGCGCCGCCCAAGTCCTGCAGCACCCCTGGGTGCAGGGG TGCGCCCCAGAGAACACCCTGCCCACGCCCATGGTCCTGCAGAG GAACAGCTGTGCCAAAGACCTCACGTCCTTTGCGGCCGAGGCCATCGCCATGAACCGGCAGCTGGCCCAGCGCGAAGAGGACTTGGCGGAGGAGGAGGCCGTGGGGCAGGGCCAGCCCGTCCTTGTCCGAGCTACCTCACGCTGCCTGCAGCTGTCCCCGCCCTCTGAGTCTAAGCTGGCCCAGCGGCGGCAGAGAGCCAGCCTGTCCACGGCCCCCGTGGTCCTCGTGGGAGACCGCGCCTGA